The following proteins come from a genomic window of Enterobacter chengduensis:
- a CDS encoding amino acid ABC transporter ATP-binding protein: MSQITMTPADAMITLENVNKWYGQFHVLKDINLKVKQGERIVLCGPSGSGKSTTIRCINHLEEHQQGRIVVDGLELNEDIRNIERVRQEVGMVFQHFNLFPHLTVLQNCTLAPIWVRKMPKKEAEALAMHYLERVRIAEHANKFPGQISGGQQQRVAIARSLCMKPKIMLFDEPTSALDPEMVKEVLDTMIGLAQSGMTMLCVTHEMGFARTVADRVIFMDRGEIVEQAPPDEFFAHPKSERTRAFLSQVIH, translated from the coding sequence ATGAGCCAAATAACAATGACACCCGCCGACGCGATGATTACGCTGGAAAACGTGAATAAATGGTACGGACAGTTTCATGTTCTGAAGGACATTAATCTTAAGGTTAAGCAGGGCGAACGCATTGTCCTGTGCGGCCCTTCAGGCTCCGGAAAATCCACAACCATTCGCTGTATTAATCATCTTGAAGAACATCAGCAAGGACGCATCGTGGTTGATGGGCTTGAGCTGAATGAAGATATCCGCAATATCGAGCGCGTACGTCAAGAAGTGGGAATGGTCTTTCAGCACTTTAATTTGTTTCCGCACCTGACCGTTCTGCAGAACTGTACGCTTGCGCCAATTTGGGTACGCAAGATGCCGAAAAAGGAAGCCGAGGCGTTGGCAATGCACTACCTGGAGCGGGTACGTATCGCAGAACACGCCAACAAGTTTCCCGGCCAGATTTCGGGTGGCCAGCAGCAGCGAGTGGCTATCGCCCGTTCACTGTGTATGAAACCAAAAATTATGCTGTTTGATGAACCGACATCAGCCCTCGATCCGGAAATGGTGAAAGAGGTGCTGGACACCATGATTGGGCTGGCACAATCCGGCATGACCATGCTGTGCGTCACGCATGAGATGGGGTTCGCGAGAACCGTGGCTGACCGGGTGATCTTTATGGATCGTGGGGAGATTGTTGAGCAGGCGCCGCCGGATGAGTTCTTTGCGCATCCAAAGTCAGAACGTACGCGAGCATTCCTGTCGCAGGTGATTCACTAG